A single genomic interval of Hoplias malabaricus isolate fHopMal1 chromosome 7, fHopMal1.hap1, whole genome shotgun sequence harbors:
- the LOC136702503 gene encoding trace amine-associated receptor 1-like: MGYKATLNQTLTLEFPPLCYASVSGSCPKIIYPKEAQFLLYILFIFIFLFTFFGNLLVIITIVHFKQLHTPTNFLILSLAVADLLVGGVVMPPSILRSVESCWYLGTFFCKVHTSLDVTLCTASILNLCIISVDRYYAVCHPLLYHSKMTPNMTLIMITLCWAISSFVGFGMIFLELDILGVEEYYYSNVVCEGGCSLFLSTTACTVFTMLCFYIPAVIMIGLYMKIFHIAQKQARSIQNDQLKSSQRGHSVGKTEIKATKTLAIVIGVFLLFWTPSFTCGLIDPYIGHITPGVLFDFFTWVGYSNSTCNPIVYAFFYSWFRKSFRIILLGKIFQPNSSRIKLY, from the coding sequence ATGGGCTACAAAGCAACTCTCAACCAAACTCTGACACTGGAATTCCCTCCACTCTGCTATGCGTCTGTCAGTGGTTCGTGTCCAAAGATCATTTATCCTAAGGAAGCTCAGTTTTTGCTctacattttattcatatttatatttctttttacattttttgggaACTTGTTGGTGATCATAACCATCGTTCACTTCAAGCAGTTGCACACACCAACAAACTTCCTTattctctctctggctgtggctgaccTGCTTGTCGGAGGGGTTGTAATGCCTCCAAGCATACTACGCTCTGTGGAATCATGTTGGTATTTGGGgacttttttctgtaaagtccACACCAGCCTTGATGTCACATTATGCACAGCTTCTATTCTTAATCTCTGTATCATTTCTGTAGATCGCTACTATGCTGTATGTCACCCTCTTCTGTACCACAGTAAAATGACACCAAATATGACATTAATTATGATCACGTTATGTTGGGCCATTTCTTCTTTTGTAGGATTTGGGATGATATTTCTAGAGCTTGACATTCTTGGAGTTGAAGAATATTACTACAGTAATGTGGTCTGTGAAGGAGGTTGTAGCCTGTTTCTCAGTACAACAGCATGTACTGTGTTCACAATGCTCTGTTTCTATATCCCTGCTGTGATCATGATCGGTTTATACATGAAAATATTCCACATTGCTCAGAAACAAGCACGTTCGATTCAGAACGACCAACTGAAGTCTTCTCAGCGAGGTCACTCAGTGGGTAAGACTGAGATAAAGGCCACCAAAACATTAGCCATTGTCATAGGGGTGTTCCTTCTCTTTTGGACCCCCTCTTTTACTTGTGGCTTAATTGATCCGTATATTGGTCACATAACCCCAGGAGTTTTATTTGACTTCTTTACGTGGGTTGGATATTCCAACTCTACTTGTAATCCCAttgtttatgcttttttttatagCTGGTTTAGAAAATCTTTCAGAATCATCCTGTTGGGAAAAATATTCCAGCCTAATTCATCTAGAATAAAGctttattaa
- the LOC136702108 gene encoding trace amine-associated receptor 1-like, translating into MGYKAPLNQTVTLEIPPLCYTSLSGSCLKTMYPREAQFLLYILFIFIFLFTFLGNLLVIITIVHFKQLHTPTNYLILSLAVADLCIGVIVMPPSMLRSVETCWYLGTFFCKIHTSLDVTMSTASILNLCIISVDRYYAVCHPLLYHSKMTPNMTLIMITLCWAISSFVGFGMIFLELGILGVEEYYYSNVVCEGGCSLFLSTTACTVFTMLCFYIPAVIMIGLYMKIFHIAQKQARSIQNDQLKSSQRGHSVGKTEIKATKTLAIVIGVFLLFWTPFFVCALIDPFIGHIIPGVLFDFFTWVGYTNSTCNPIVYAFFYSWFRKSFRIILLGKIFQPNSSGMKLY; encoded by the coding sequence ATGGGCTACAAAGCACCCCTTAACCAAACGGTGACACTGGAAATCCCTCCACTCTGCTATACATCTCTCAGTGGTTCATGTCTGAAGACTATGTATCCTAGGGAAGCTCAGTTTTTGCTCTATATTTTATTcatctttatatttctttttacatttttggggaATTTGTTGGTGATCATAACCATCGTTCACTTCAAGCAGCTGCACACACCAACAAAttatctcattctctctctggctgtggctgaccTGTGTATAGGGGTGATAGTGATGCCTCCAAGCATGCTACGCTCTGTGGAGACTTGCTGGTATTTGGGgacttttttctgtaaaatacacaccAGCCTTGATGTTACAATGTCTACAGCTTCTATTCTTAATCTCTGTATCATTTCTGTAGATCGCTACTATGCTGTATGTCACCCTCTTCTGTACCACAGTAAAATGACACCAAATATGACATTAATTATGATCACGTTATGTTGGGCCATTTCTTCTTTTGTAGGATTTGGGATGATATTTCTAGAGCTTGGCATTCTTGGAGTTGAAGAATATTACTACAGTAATGTGGTCTGTGAAGGAGGTTGTAGCCTGTTTCTCAGTACAACAGCATGTACTGTGTTCACAATGCTCTGTTTCTACATCCCTGCTGTGATCATGATCGGTTTATACATGAAAATATTCCACATTGCTCAGAAACAAGCACGTTCGATTCAGAACGACCAACTGAAGTCTTCTCAGCGAGGTCACTCAGTGGGTAAGACTGAGATAAAGGCCACCAAAACATTAGCCATTGTCATAGGGGTGTTCCTTCTCTTTTGGACCCCATTTTTTGTATGTGCTTTAATTGATCCTTTTATTGGTCATATCATCCCAGGAGTTTTATTTGACTTCTTTACATGGGTTGGGTATACCAACTCCACTTGTAATCCCAttgtttatgcttttttttatagCTGGTTTAGAAAATCTTTCAGAATCATCCTGTTGGGAAAAATATTCCAGCCTAATTCATCTGGAATGAAGCTTTATTAa
- the LOC136702768 gene encoding trace amine-associated receptor 1-like, with the protein MGYKTALSQTVTLENPPFCYAPLNGSCQKFVYPKEAKVAIYLFLGVISLLTFFGNLLVILTVIHFKQLHTPTNYLILSLAVADLLVGGVVMPPSMMRSVETCWYLGNTFYRYYAVSQPLLYHSKMTPNITLLMIALCWAISSFVGFGMIFLELGILGVEEYYYSNVYCEGGCSLFLSKTASSVFTMLCFYIPAVIMIGLYLKIFHIAQKQARSIQNDQLKSSQQGHLRLGKTEIKATKTLAIVIGVFVLSWTPYFSCALIDPFIGHAVPGAMYDLFAWIGYSNSTCNPAVYAFFYSWFRKSFRIILLGKVCQPNSSRIKLF; encoded by the exons ATGGGCTACAAAACAGCTCTCAGCCAAACTGTGACACTGGAAAACCCTCCATTCTGCTATGCCCCTCTCAATGGTTCATGCCAGAAGTTTGTTTATCCAAAAGAAGCTAAGGTTGCAATATATCTGTTTCTTGGTGTCATATCACTTCTGACTTTCTTTGGGAACTTGTTGGTAATCTTAACTGTTATTCACTTCAAGCAGCTGCACACACCAACAAAttatctcattctctctctggctgtagcTGACCTGCTTGTCGGAGGAGTTGTGATGCCTCCTAGCATGATGCGCTCTGTGGAGACTTGCTGGTATTTGGGGAATACATTCT ACAGATATTATGCAGTAAGTCAACCCCTGCTCTACCACAGTAAAATGACACCAAATATTACGCTACTTATGATTGCTTTATGTTGGGCCATTTCTTCTTTTGTAGGATTTGGGATGATATTTCTAGAGCTTGGCATTCTTGGAGTTGAAGAATATTACTACAGTAATGTTTACTGTGAAGGAGGTTGTAGCCTGTTTCTCAGTAAAACTGCAAGTTCTGTGTTCACAATGCTCTGTTTCTACATCCCTGCTGTGATCATGATCGGTTTATACctgaaaatatttcacattgCTCAGAAACAAGCACGTTCGATTCAGAACGACCAACTGAAATCTTCTCAGCAAGGTCATTTAAGATTGGGCAAAACTGAGATAAAGGCCACCAAAACTTTAGCCATTGTCATTGGGGTCTTTGTTCTATCTTGGACCCCATATTTCAGTTGTGCCTTAATTGATCCTTTTATTGGACATGCTGTTCCAGGGGCTATGTATGACCTTTTTGCATGGATTGGCTATTCTAATTCCACTTGTAATCCTGCTGTGTATGCATTCTTCTATAGCTGGTTTAGAAAATCATTTAGAATCATTCTGTTGGGAAAAGTATGTCAGCCTAATTCATCCAGAATAAAGTTGTTTTAA